A single region of the Rhipicephalus microplus isolate Deutch F79 chromosome 10, USDA_Rmic, whole genome shotgun sequence genome encodes:
- the LOC119180778 gene encoding uncharacterized protein LOC119180778 isoform X1, with the protein MFLVFFNTFGLISSAPDEEKKLVLCECCSHTPTSLKEAAPLPLSCTATVQPPCTAAVLPPETTAVRPPHTSTVQPPRTATMTRGSSEVFDHQRVVFASVREDNDQLPGQIINYVPTDGEVQMDRGIAIFEGVYCHLMSTKSKTLFVCEAAVAIFSTAGLVGCSVSGAASNLTKGKVRTSLDKEKYTVLSGR; encoded by the exons aaaaaaagcttgtgctttgcgaGTGTTGCAGCCACACACCGACATCATTAAAAGAAGCTGCACCTTTGCCACTATCGTGCACTGCTACCGTGCAACCACCATGTACCGCCGCCGTCCTGCCACCAGAAACTACAGCCGTGCGGCCGCCACATACTTCCACCGTGCAGCCACCACGCACCGCCACTATGACCAGGGGCAGCAGTGAAGTTTTTGATCACCAGCGAGTGGTCTTCGCAAGTGTGAGAGAGGACAATGACCAGCTGCCAGGGCAAATTATCAATTATGTGCCCACTGACGGAGAG GTGCAAATGGACAGAGGAATCGCCATATTCGAGGGCGTTTATTGCCATCTCATGAGCACGAAAAGTAAAACTCTGTTTGTGTGTGAGGCGGCTGTGGCCATTTTTTCAACGGCAGGCCTAGTCGGCTGTTCCGTCAGTGGTGCAGCCTCCAACCTTACTAAAGGAAAGGTGAGAACTTCCTTGGACAAGGAAAAGTACACTGTGCTTTCTGGTAGGTAA
- the LOC119180778 gene encoding uncharacterized protein LOC119180778 isoform X2 codes for MFLVFFNTFGLISSAPDEEKKLVLCECCSHTPTSLKEAAPLPLSCTATVQPPCTAAVLPPETTAVRPPHTSTVQPPRTATMTRGSSEVFDHQRVVFASVREDNDQLPGQIINYVPTDGEVQMDRGIAIFEGVYCHLMSTKSKTLFVCEAAVAIFSTAGLVGCSVSGAASNLTKGKISSVIT; via the exons aaaaaaagcttgtgctttgcgaGTGTTGCAGCCACACACCGACATCATTAAAAGAAGCTGCACCTTTGCCACTATCGTGCACTGCTACCGTGCAACCACCATGTACCGCCGCCGTCCTGCCACCAGAAACTACAGCCGTGCGGCCGCCACATACTTCCACCGTGCAGCCACCACGCACCGCCACTATGACCAGGGGCAGCAGTGAAGTTTTTGATCACCAGCGAGTGGTCTTCGCAAGTGTGAGAGAGGACAATGACCAGCTGCCAGGGCAAATTATCAATTATGTGCCCACTGACGGAGAG GTGCAAATGGACAGAGGAATCGCCATATTCGAGGGCGTTTATTGCCATCTCATGAGCACGAAAAGTAAAACTCTGTTTGTGTGTGAGGCGGCTGTGGCCATTTTTTCAACGGCAGGCCTAGTCGGCTGTTCCGTCAGTGGTGCAGCCTCCAACCTTACTAAAGGAAAG atttcttcaGTCATTACTTGA